A single genomic interval of Anopheles marshallii chromosome 2, idAnoMarsDA_429_01, whole genome shotgun sequence harbors:
- the LOC128719612 gene encoding signal peptide peptidase-like 3 produces MSEGFGNGQQEGAAAAAAAAAAAAAGQLVVDDNLLGHGGGDGNEYQWAYGTIMDSSRVSTCLISMLLIVYGSFRSLNMEQEQREKEKKRQSESMNNLLTGEPVQQEQNKFATLDTMHALCLPLGASISLLVMFFFFDSMQMLFAVCTAIIATVALAFLLLPMCQYIIRPCTDGNRISFGVCGRFTAAELFSFSLAVSIVCIWVLTGHWLLMDAMGMGLCVAFIAFVRLPSLKVSTLLLTGLLIYDVFWVFFSSYIFSTNVMVKVATRPADNPVGIVARKLNLGGIVKEPPKLNLPGKLVFPSIHNSGHFSMLGLGDIVMPGLLLCFVLRYDAYKKSQSTQTAETGVPPPKGVGSKLTYFHCSLLGYFLGLLTATVSSEVFKAAQPALLYLVPFTLLPLLTMAYLKGDLRRMWSEPFIIQQASKQLEV; encoded by the exons ATGTCGGAAGGATTTGGCAACGGCCAACAGgaaggagcagcagcagcagcggcagcagcagcagctgcggcAGCAGGACAGCTAGTAGTGGACGATAACCTTCTCGGGCACGGTGGTGGTGACGGCAACGAATATCAGTGGGCGTACGGCACGATCATGGACTCATCACGCGTTTCGACTTGTCTCATCTCGATGCTGCTGATCGTGTATGGCAGCTTTCGCAGCCTGAATATGGAACAGGAACagcgggaaaaggaaaagaaacgacAGAGCGAAAGCATGAACAATCTACTCACCGGTGAACCGGTCCAGCAGGAACAGA ACAAATTTGCAACATTGGACACAATGCACGCACTGTGTCTTCCGCTCGGTGCATCGATCTCACTGCTcgtgatgtttttcttcttcgactCAATGCAAATGTTGTTTGCCGTATGTACAGCAA TAATAGCCACCGTCGCGCTAGCGTTCCTGCTGCTCCCGATGTGCCAGTACATTATACGGCCGTGCACGGACGGTAACCGGATATCGTTCGGCGTGTGTGGACGCTTTACAGCGGCCGAACTGTTTAGCTTTTCGCTTGCCGTATCGATCGTTTGCATCTGGGTGCTTACCGGACACTGGCTGCTGATGGATGCTATGGGTATGGGGCTGTGTGTGGCCTTTATTGCATTCGTGCGACTTCCGAGCCTGAAGGTGTCTACGCTACTACTGACCGGGCTGCTCATCTACGACGTGTTCTGGGTGTTCTTCTCCTCGTACATCTTCAGCACGAACGTGATGGTAAAGGTGGCCACACGGCCAGCAGACAACCCCGTCGGCATTGTGGCGCGTAAGCTAAACCTCGGCGGTATCGTGAAAGAACCGCCGAAATTGAACCTTCCCGGCAAGCTAGTGTTCCCAAGCATCCACAACAGCGGTCACTTTTCGATGCTCGGGCTGGGTGACATCGTGATGCCGGGGCTGCTGCTGTGTTTTGTGCTGCGGTACGACGCATACAAAAAGTCCCAGTCGACACAGACGGCCGAAACAGGCGTTCCACCACCGAAAGGAGTTGGCTCGAAGCTTACTTATTTTCATTGTTCCTTATTAGG TTACTTTCTCGGATTGTTAACCGCGACTGTCAGTTCAGAAGTATTCAAAGCGGCACAACCAGCGTTGCTTTATCTCGTACCGTTTACACTGCTACCTCTGCTTACGATGGCATATCTGAAG GGTGATTTGCGACGCATGTGGAGTGAACCGTTCATCATACAGCAAGCATCGAAGCAGCTAGAGGTATAA